The following proteins are co-located in the Camelina sativa cultivar DH55 chromosome 12, Cs, whole genome shotgun sequence genome:
- the LOC104732496 gene encoding uncharacterized protein LOC104732496 isoform X2, translating into MSRTIVISSWLPPLMPLKKLDRSFVKGFTRPNMLNTKAMFIFYLDFISIIHNLVTETDNDLEILSLILSSSFSQPQDEEMEIVGERDSNNRVSSSKRSK; encoded by the exons ATGAGCCGTACTATAGTG ATCAGTTCTTGGCTGCCGCCATTGATGCCACTAAAAAAGCTGGacag GTCATTCGTAAAGGGTTTTACGAGACCAAACATGTTGAACACAAAGgccatgtttattttttatcttgatTTCATCTCAATCATACATA ATTTGGTGACAGAGACCGATAATGATTTGGAGATTTTGTCTTTAATCCTCTCAAGCAGCTTTTCCCAACCACAAG ACGAAGAAATGGAAATCGTGGGAGAAAGAGACTCAAACAATAGAGTATCTAGCAGCAAACG ATCCAAATAG
- the LOC104732498 gene encoding protein OS-9 homolog, whose amino-acid sequence MRITRILVCLVIVALSSSSHVRSDQIFPAHLVGTFSRNNREPKYKIEFLPQDSPFHPGENLESMVMVDKHGGRFLCYLPKEEKATSGWTSTQQNISTVMMDTHKQVKLRTPDELLQSLNEKCLIRQEGWWSYEFCHQRYVRQLHVEDEKIVQEFLLGTFDPEATEAFNQTVSDASTDASQRYHSHVYTNGTTCDLTGSPREVEVRFVCAETRAMVTSITELSTCKYALTVQCPTLCKHPLFQLEKPVSHTIHCNAIPVEEDGRRNKEEEQVVGESPKMIADS is encoded by the exons ATGAGAATCACGCGAATCTTGGTATGTCTTGTAATAGTTGCATTGTCTTCAAGCTCCCATGTCCGGTCTGATCAGATCTTCCCAGCTCATCTAG TTGGAACATTCAGCAGAAACAATCGTGAACCAAAGTACAAGATCGAGTTCCTTCCTCAAGATTCACCTTTTCACCCG gGTGAGAATCTGGAATCTATGGTTATGGTGGATAAGCATGGGGGTCGATTTTTATGTTACTTACCAAAGGAGGAAAAAGCGACAAGTGGATGGACTTCTACTCAGCAAAATATTAGTACTGTGATGATGGATACACACAAACAGGTGAAGCTAAGGACTCCTGATGAATTGCTCCAATCACTTAATGAAAAATGTCTTATTAGG CAAGAGGGTTGGTGGTCTTATGAGTTTTGTCATCAGAGGTATGTACGGCAGCTACACGTTGAGGATGAAAAG ATTGTTCAAGAGTTTTTGTTGGGTACTTTTGACCCAGAGGCAACAGAGGCTTTTAATCAAACTGTATCTGATGCTTCCACTGATGCATCTCAGAG GTATCACTCTCATGTATACACCAATGGGACCACCTGTGATCTTACTGGATCACCCCGAGAAGTCGAG GTGAGGTTTGTATGCGCGGAAACCAGAGCAATGGTCACTTCGATCACTGAGTTATCCACTTGCAAGTACGCACTGACTGTTCAGTGCCCAACCTTGTGCAAGCATCC GCTGTTCCAGCTAGAGAAACCAGTATCACACACGATCCACTGTAATGCGATCCCagtggaagaagatggaagaagaaacaaggaagaagaacaagttgTAGGCGAATCACCTAAGATGATAGCTGATTCTTGA
- the LOC104732496 gene encoding uncharacterized protein LOC104732496 isoform X1, with the protein MSRTIVISSWLPPLMPLKKLDRSFVKGFTRPNMLNTKAMFIFYLDFISIIHNLVTETDNDLEILSLILSSSFSQPQDVIHVDEEMEIVGERDSNNRVSSSKRSK; encoded by the exons ATGAGCCGTACTATAGTG ATCAGTTCTTGGCTGCCGCCATTGATGCCACTAAAAAAGCTGGacag GTCATTCGTAAAGGGTTTTACGAGACCAAACATGTTGAACACAAAGgccatgtttattttttatcttgatTTCATCTCAATCATACATA ATTTGGTGACAGAGACCGATAATGATTTGGAGATTTTGTCTTTAATCCTCTCAAGCAGCTTTTCCCAACCACAAG ACGTAATACATGTAGACGAAGAAATGGAAATCGTGGGAGAAAGAGACTCAAACAATAGAGTATCTAGCAGCAAACG ATCCAAATAG
- the LOC104732496 gene encoding uncharacterized protein LOC104732496 isoform X3, whose amino-acid sequence MSRTIVISSWLPPLMPLKKLDRSFVKGFTRPNMLNTKAMFIFYLDFISIIHNLVTETDNDLEILSLILSSSFSQPQAYWRRNYCCIRCDRTN is encoded by the exons ATGAGCCGTACTATAGTG ATCAGTTCTTGGCTGCCGCCATTGATGCCACTAAAAAAGCTGGacag GTCATTCGTAAAGGGTTTTACGAGACCAAACATGTTGAACACAAAGgccatgtttattttttatcttgatTTCATCTCAATCATACATA ATTTGGTGACAGAGACCGATAATGATTTGGAGATTTTGTCTTTAATCCTCTCAAGCAGCTTTTCCCAACCACAAG CTTATTGGAGGAGAAACTACTGCTGCATTCGGTGTGACAGAACTAACTGA